The following are from one region of the Palaeococcus ferrophilus DSM 13482 genome:
- a CDS encoding CheR family methyltransferase encodes MEVNDRGYQLIKQELFRHLRTDSNAYKDSYLLRRIRARMRKLGISDFMDYYRLIRKNKEELDDLLLTVAINVTEFFRDPIVWKTLERKVLPELISFKKEHYSTTIRVWSAACSTGQEPYSIAMMFNEFLGDDIRRYKLSILATDIDREALNTAIRGAYPKEVVEKSVPKHLIRKYFLPMGDHYRVSPQLRRYVKFQHFNLLSNEYPKGFDMIFIRNVLIYMTKQAQEEVFRRLYDSLEDHGYLILGKTETILGSASRLFKLHDLVARIYVKKPEVV; translated from the coding sequence ATGGAAGTCAACGATAGGGGGTATCAGCTCATAAAGCAGGAGCTGTTTCGCCATTTGAGAACAGATAGTAATGCGTACAAGGATTCCTACCTACTCAGAAGAATACGGGCCAGAATGAGAAAGCTGGGCATCTCTGATTTCATGGACTATTACAGGCTCATCAGGAAGAACAAGGAGGAGCTCGATGACCTTCTCCTCACCGTGGCAATAAACGTGACGGAGTTCTTCAGGGATCCCATAGTCTGGAAGACCCTGGAGAGAAAGGTACTCCCCGAACTGATCAGCTTCAAAAAAGAGCACTACAGCACCACGATAAGGGTGTGGAGCGCCGCATGCTCCACGGGCCAGGAACCTTACTCCATAGCCATGATGTTCAACGAGTTCCTAGGGGATGACATAAGGCGCTACAAGCTCTCCATACTTGCAACCGACATTGATAGAGAGGCCCTGAACACCGCCATCAGAGGCGCGTACCCAAAGGAGGTTGTAGAGAAGAGCGTCCCCAAGCACCTCATCAGAAAGTACTTCCTTCCCATGGGCGACCACTACAGGGTTTCACCCCAGCTTCGGCGCTACGTGAAGTTCCAGCACTTTAATCTCCTCTCCAACGAGTACCCCAAAGGGTTCGACATGATATTCATACGGAATGTGCTCATTTACATGACGAAGCAGGCTCAGGAAGAGGTCTTCCGTCGTCTTTATGACTCCCTCGAGGATCACGGCTATTTAATCCTCGGCAAGACCGAGACGATCCTTGGGAGCGCTTCCAGGTTGTTCAAGCTCCACGACCTGGTGGCAAGGATATACGTGAAAAAACCGGAGGTGGTGTGA
- a CDS encoding chemotaxis protein CheD — protein MEIKVGIGDYAAAKKNGVISTYGLGSCVGITLYDRLTKVGGLLHALLPESARYGNKGNPAKYVDTGLELLIKDMVKLGASPRRLEAKLFGGAHMFSNVKSESLQIGQRNVEVAKRELKKRRIKLVAEDTGGKGGRTIYLDVGTGKVRMRRVSGGKVVENVF, from the coding sequence GTGGAGATAAAGGTTGGGATAGGGGACTACGCGGCAGCAAAGAAGAACGGCGTGATAAGCACCTACGGGTTAGGCTCGTGTGTGGGCATAACCCTGTACGACAGGCTCACCAAGGTAGGGGGCCTGCTCCACGCGCTCCTTCCCGAGAGCGCCCGCTATGGCAACAAGGGGAACCCCGCAAAGTACGTGGACACGGGACTGGAACTGCTGATAAAGGATATGGTAAAGCTGGGTGCCTCCCCGAGAAGATTGGAGGCGAAGCTCTTCGGGGGAGCGCACATGTTCTCGAACGTTAAGAGTGAAAGCCTGCAGATCGGGCAGAGAAACGTGGAAGTTGCCAAAAGGGAGCTCAAAAAACGCAGAATAAAGCTCGTGGCAGAGGACACCGGAGGCAAGGGCGGAAGGACGATATACCTCGATGTAGGCACGGGCAAGGTGAGGATGCGTAGGGTCTCAGGGGGAAAGGTTGTTGAGAACGTGTTTTAG
- a CDS encoding chemotaxis protein CheA, with protein MEDMSQYIGEFLADARDRIDSISNAVLKLEDAVKSGDEAVKKESIDQIFRDAHTLKGTAATMGFMKLSETAHKMENLFDAIRNGVVEATSEVVDLVLEFIEAIESMIDSIEETGSEGDFDVSGLFAEADRLLKGYKREKPKTEEKVEEAQEKAEEKEEEAPGAGREYHIKVIFHPEAQLKGVRAFLILNDLEEMGEVLWTKPERKVIEDGSAEENELEFKVRSEFPPEELKKVITRHPEVKDVVIGGEVSETPKPEGKGGETVRLRVNLQKDAPLKGIRSFLILQDLKKSASVLEVNPSEEELQNGELIGGYYFEVSMVPLRPLEEIRESIMKHPDVESVTVAGAEETKPEAPPEEEKKTAQAAQAAPAPKREKVKMSKLIKVDVAHLDKLMNLVGELVINRGRLEQIAERLGDRELLESLSTTSRLMAELQDEIMQMRLTPVAEVFNKFPRMVRNLARKEGKEVEFIMKGKEIEVDRTILDKLGDVLVHLLRNAIDHGIEPPEEREKLGKPRAGKLELIAKRERSHVVIVVRDDGKGIDPEKVKKKAIEKGLITPEQAAEMGDEEAINLIFMPGFSTAEKVTDVSGRGVGMDVVQDVIKALNGSISVKTEVGKGTTFTLKLPISMAIIQALLIKVRDETYAIPINNILETIEVKREDLKTIGGKEVIVLRGEIIPLISLHELFNLEIPDVEDFPAIIVDFGAQKIALRVDELLHKKDIVIKSLGKGLSNLRGFAGATILGDGSVVLIIDINSLLGGIGGGI; from the coding sequence ATGGAGGACATGTCCCAGTACATTGGAGAGTTTCTTGCCGATGCGAGGGACAGGATAGACAGCATAAGCAACGCTGTTCTGAAGCTTGAAGATGCCGTTAAAAGCGGGGACGAGGCCGTCAAAAAGGAGAGCATTGACCAGATTTTCAGGGACGCTCACACCCTCAAGGGGACTGCAGCGACAATGGGATTCATGAAGCTCAGTGAAACCGCCCATAAAATGGAGAACCTCTTCGACGCCATAAGGAATGGGGTCGTTGAGGCCACGTCAGAGGTTGTAGACCTCGTTCTCGAGTTTATCGAGGCCATAGAGAGCATGATTGACAGCATCGAGGAAACGGGGAGTGAAGGAGACTTCGATGTCAGCGGTCTGTTTGCGGAGGCGGACAGGCTCCTCAAGGGGTACAAGAGGGAGAAGCCCAAGACAGAGGAGAAAGTGGAGGAGGCTCAGGAAAAGGCGGAAGAGAAGGAAGAGGAAGCCCCAGGTGCCGGCAGGGAGTACCATATTAAGGTAATCTTCCACCCGGAGGCACAGCTCAAAGGTGTCAGGGCATTCCTCATCCTCAACGACCTTGAGGAGATGGGGGAAGTTCTCTGGACGAAGCCCGAGAGGAAGGTGATAGAGGACGGCTCGGCCGAAGAGAATGAGCTTGAGTTCAAGGTGAGAAGCGAGTTCCCGCCCGAGGAGCTTAAAAAGGTCATAACAAGGCACCCCGAGGTTAAAGATGTCGTGATAGGTGGAGAAGTCTCGGAGACCCCCAAACCGGAGGGGAAAGGAGGAGAGACCGTCAGGCTCAGGGTCAACCTTCAGAAAGATGCTCCACTCAAGGGCATACGCTCCTTCCTGATCCTTCAGGACCTCAAGAAATCGGCCAGTGTACTCGAGGTAAACCCCTCAGAAGAGGAGCTTCAGAACGGTGAGCTAATTGGGGGGTACTACTTCGAGGTGTCCATGGTTCCCCTGAGGCCCCTCGAGGAGATTAGGGAGTCAATCATGAAGCACCCCGACGTGGAGAGCGTCACCGTCGCCGGGGCGGAGGAAACGAAACCGGAGGCGCCTCCGGAGGAAGAGAAGAAAACGGCACAGGCTGCACAGGCTGCCCCCGCACCAAAGCGCGAGAAGGTCAAGATGTCGAAGCTCATCAAGGTTGACGTGGCCCACCTCGACAAGCTCATGAACCTCGTCGGTGAGCTCGTGATAAACCGCGGCAGGTTGGAGCAGATAGCGGAGAGACTCGGTGATAGGGAGCTCCTTGAGAGCCTCTCAACAACCTCGCGCCTCATGGCGGAGCTCCAGGATGAGATAATGCAGATGCGCCTTACGCCGGTTGCTGAAGTGTTTAACAAGTTCCCGCGCATGGTTCGCAACCTCGCGAGGAAGGAGGGCAAGGAAGTCGAGTTCATCATGAAGGGCAAGGAGATAGAGGTTGACAGGACAATCCTCGACAAGCTCGGCGATGTTCTCGTCCACCTCCTTAGGAATGCGATAGACCACGGCATTGAGCCACCGGAGGAGAGGGAGAAGCTTGGAAAGCCGCGTGCCGGAAAGCTGGAGCTCATAGCCAAGCGCGAGAGGAGCCACGTGGTTATCGTGGTGAGAGACGACGGTAAGGGCATAGACCCCGAGAAGGTGAAGAAGAAGGCCATCGAGAAGGGCCTCATTACACCCGAGCAGGCCGCCGAGATGGGCGACGAGGAGGCCATAAACCTGATCTTCATGCCCGGCTTCAGCACCGCTGAAAAGGTCACGGACGTTTCAGGAAGGGGCGTCGGAATGGACGTCGTTCAGGACGTTATTAAGGCCCTCAACGGGAGCATAAGCGTCAAGACGGAGGTTGGAAAAGGAACCACCTTCACCCTCAAGCTCCCGATAAGCATGGCCATCATACAGGCCCTGCTCATAAAGGTGCGGGACGAGACATACGCTATCCCGATAAACAACATCCTCGAAACGATAGAGGTCAAAAGGGAAGACCTCAAGACCATTGGAGGCAAGGAGGTAATAGTGCTCAGGGGAGAGATAATACCGCTTATCTCACTCCACGAGCTCTTCAACCTTGAAATACCTGATGTGGAGGACTTCCCGGCGATTATCGTGGACTTCGGGGCCCAGAAGATAGCACTCAGGGTTGACGAGCTTCTCCACAAGAAGGACATCGTCATCAAGTCCCTTGGAAAGGGCCTCTCGAACCTGAGGGGATTTGCCGGGGCCACGATACTCGGTGATGGAAGCGTTGTCCTCATAATTGACATCAACAGCCTGCTGGGAGGTATAGGCGGTGGGATATGA
- a CDS encoding chemotaxis protein CheC, with protein MGYDKAIKELGEFEKSALLETFNIGASRAADALSEMIGHPVNITVPGLEVTAIKALPEKVGEDVVVAVYVGLGNEFSGHAFFVLDFEDACRLFDLMMMQESGTTKELDEMVQSAIEEMGNILISAYANALSEFLGLTIEQTPPSIAVDFLPAILDFALADIGQYCDYTILLGTTISIEGIEFKEHFFILPKPEDMVKVIEKLTGGMV; from the coding sequence GTGGGATATGATAAGGCCATCAAGGAATTGGGCGAATTCGAAAAGAGCGCCCTGCTCGAGACGTTCAACATAGGGGCATCAAGGGCCGCTGACGCGCTCAGCGAGATGATAGGGCACCCCGTCAACATCACCGTCCCCGGACTCGAGGTGACGGCCATTAAGGCACTTCCCGAGAAAGTCGGCGAGGACGTAGTTGTGGCGGTTTACGTTGGACTTGGAAACGAGTTCAGCGGGCACGCCTTCTTCGTACTCGACTTTGAGGATGCATGCAGGCTCTTCGACCTCATGATGATGCAGGAATCCGGAACCACCAAGGAGCTCGACGAGATGGTACAGTCCGCCATCGAGGAAATGGGGAACATACTGATTTCAGCTTACGCGAACGCACTCAGTGAGTTCTTGGGGCTCACCATAGAGCAGACGCCGCCGAGCATAGCCGTGGACTTCCTGCCGGCAATCCTCGACTTCGCTTTAGCGGATATCGGGCAGTACTGCGACTACACCATACTGCTCGGCACTACGATAAGCATCGAGGGCATCGAGTTCAAGGAGCACTTCTTCATACTCCCTAAGCCCGAGGACATGGTTAAAGTCATAGAGAAACTCACGGGGGGGATGGTATGA
- a CDS encoding methyl-accepting chemotaxis protein yields the protein MEFKKKILSIVILGFVIVAVLASAMMFYTEKSMASKLDTNLAPLMQQWAEETVSAKSEALANDFEAFFMSIENLGVVTQRNTIEDIKDMESSGVKFGDPGYNVLLEGMLMKDFSAITAANSKISSVYFGDVNGNMFIYPEQELPAGYDPRVRPWYQAAVKAGEGVWSDPYQDASSGKWVITYAVPIYKDGSLIGVIGLDVFIDTLVDQIKNVKIGRTGYAYVVNEDGLIIAHPNKEYIMKLNVFEQESLKPVADIVKSGKDHDVVTYTWQGVQSTAAGHRIPSTGWYVFAKVPTAEVSEGVTNAVNTTRETIRNMVYMMIGLLLLISAAIILVAYRMVSSALKPLVALGTAAQALAEGRLSEVKEKLRGVRYLEEDEIGMLIKAFEAVSKDMVGTLQGIADKLERLAEGDLSNGLSVEAKGELREVIEDVKNMSANMRELIGNIVNLTDKLEKHSNMLAQIANDVTEAINQVNEAVQQVSIEAQRQQENINEITEGVRLVADVSEESVRAMEEFEGAIQEVVNIASEGREKGEVSAQQIESIQEMMGEIEHAVGRVNEMSKSIEEITNVITGIAEQTNLLALNAAIEAARAGEAGRGFAVVAQEIRNLAEESKKAADNIKDIIGKMTEEIRDAVNATQRGVSVVGESSETLRETTEYLTNIAELINETGSRLGHVKEQILRTQEEIDRALKALENLAASAEETTASAEEVSSAVEEQTAAIEELKRAAEELKQLVLDLRKETGTFRL from the coding sequence GTGGAGTTTAAGAAAAAGATCCTTTCCATCGTTATTTTGGGGTTTGTTATCGTGGCAGTGCTGGCGAGTGCCATGATGTTTTACACCGAAAAAAGCATGGCAAGCAAATTGGACACGAACCTCGCCCCCCTGATGCAGCAGTGGGCGGAAGAGACCGTGAGCGCCAAGTCAGAGGCCCTCGCAAACGACTTTGAAGCGTTCTTCATGTCCATTGAGAACCTAGGGGTGGTAACCCAGCGCAACACGATCGAGGACATAAAGGATATGGAAAGCAGCGGTGTAAAGTTCGGCGACCCTGGCTACAACGTCCTCCTCGAGGGCATGCTAATGAAGGATTTCAGCGCAATCACCGCGGCTAACAGCAAGATAAGCTCCGTTTATTTTGGAGACGTGAACGGCAACATGTTCATCTATCCCGAGCAGGAGCTTCCGGCAGGCTACGACCCCCGCGTGAGGCCGTGGTACCAGGCCGCTGTAAAGGCCGGAGAGGGCGTGTGGAGCGACCCCTACCAGGACGCTTCCTCCGGCAAGTGGGTCATAACCTACGCGGTTCCCATATACAAGGACGGCTCGCTTATCGGCGTCATCGGCCTCGACGTCTTCATAGACACCCTCGTTGACCAGATAAAGAACGTTAAGATCGGAAGGACGGGCTACGCCTACGTCGTCAACGAGGATGGCCTCATCATCGCCCACCCCAACAAGGAATACATCATGAAGCTAAACGTCTTCGAACAGGAGAGCCTCAAACCCGTAGCGGACATAGTCAAAAGTGGAAAGGACCATGATGTGGTAACCTATACGTGGCAGGGGGTCCAGTCAACTGCAGCCGGTCACAGGATACCGAGCACGGGCTGGTACGTCTTCGCGAAGGTTCCCACGGCTGAGGTAAGCGAGGGGGTAACAAACGCGGTCAATACAACAAGAGAGACGATACGGAACATGGTGTACATGATGATAGGCCTTCTCCTCCTGATATCAGCCGCAATAATCCTCGTGGCCTACAGGATGGTCAGTTCGGCCCTCAAACCTCTGGTGGCGCTCGGTACAGCTGCTCAGGCCCTCGCCGAGGGAAGGCTCAGCGAGGTCAAGGAGAAGCTCCGCGGTGTTAGGTACCTCGAGGAAGACGAGATTGGAATGCTCATAAAGGCCTTCGAGGCCGTGTCGAAGGACATGGTGGGAACCCTCCAGGGAATCGCGGACAAGCTCGAGCGGTTGGCGGAGGGCGACCTCAGCAACGGTCTAAGCGTCGAGGCAAAGGGTGAACTGAGGGAGGTCATAGAGGACGTTAAGAACATGAGCGCCAACATGAGGGAGCTGATAGGGAACATTGTGAACCTCACGGACAAGCTCGAAAAGCACTCCAACATGCTCGCCCAGATCGCGAACGATGTCACAGAGGCCATCAACCAGGTGAATGAAGCTGTTCAGCAGGTGAGCATTGAGGCCCAGAGGCAGCAGGAGAACATAAACGAGATTACGGAGGGGGTAAGGCTGGTGGCCGACGTCAGCGAGGAGAGCGTTAGGGCCATGGAGGAGTTCGAAGGTGCCATCCAGGAGGTCGTCAACATAGCCTCGGAGGGCAGGGAGAAGGGAGAGGTCTCTGCCCAGCAGATTGAGAGCATCCAGGAGATGATGGGGGAGATAGAGCACGCCGTCGGAAGGGTCAACGAGATGAGCAAGAGCATAGAGGAGATAACCAACGTCATCACGGGAATAGCAGAACAGACAAACCTCCTCGCTCTCAACGCGGCTATCGAAGCGGCAAGGGCTGGTGAGGCCGGCAGGGGCTTCGCAGTCGTTGCCCAGGAGATCAGGAACCTCGCCGAGGAGAGCAAGAAGGCAGCCGACAACATAAAGGACATAATAGGGAAGATGACCGAGGAGATTCGTGATGCCGTCAACGCCACCCAGAGGGGAGTGAGCGTTGTGGGCGAATCCTCCGAGACCCTCAGGGAAACCACGGAGTACCTCACGAACATAGCGGAGCTCATAAACGAGACCGGCTCACGCCTCGGCCACGTCAAGGAGCAGATACTAAGAACCCAGGAGGAGATTGACAGGGCCCTTAAAGCCCTTGAGAACCTGGCTGCTTCAGCCGAGGAGACCACCGCCTCGGCTGAGGAGGTCAGCTCAGCAGTTGAAGAGCAGACGGCAGCTATCGAGGAGCTAAAGAGGGCCGCGGAGGAACTCAAGCAGCTTGTCCTTGATCTCAGGAAGGAAACGGGAACCTTCAGGCTCTGA
- a CDS encoding response regulator: MAKVLVVDDAAFMRMLVKKILMQAGHQIVGEASNGKEAVEKYQQLKPDLVTMDIVMPEMDGITAVKEIMKVDPNAKIIMITAVGQEAKVMEALKSGAKGYIVKPFQAPKVIEEVNRVLSS, from the coding sequence ATGGCAAAGGTTCTCGTTGTTGATGACGCGGCGTTCATGAGAATGCTGGTTAAGAAGATACTCATGCAGGCCGGACACCAGATAGTTGGGGAAGCAAGCAACGGAAAAGAGGCCGTGGAGAAGTACCAGCAGCTCAAACCCGACCTGGTTACGATGGACATTGTCATGCCCGAGATGGACGGCATAACGGCGGTTAAGGAGATCATGAAGGTTGACCCCAACGCAAAGATCATCATGATCACCGCCGTTGGACAGGAGGCCAAGGTCATGGAGGCCCTCAAGAGCGGAGCCAAGGGTTACATAGTGAAGCCCTTCCAGGCGCCGAAGGTGATAGAGGAGGTCAACAGAGTTCTTTCGTCTTAA
- a CDS encoding methyl-accepting chemotaxis protein, producing MKATTIGVATLPPVVTGVLAYAGNVPLGLIGGIAAGVVMAAYLDTKHSRRDRYRMVKNVLQRLSRGEEVEIPPELWDIKEYLIALSAGERGEIAPLLEDLQRVARGDLTGKLPPTSALLKVYNDVKKNWIEMLAGTKAVLEELRDELENVREASSSIEMLERTYDALNELISRLETQSVKIAELNDHIQALSAAIEQISTQTQQVAEFTMESANAAEKGKEISDQAALKVEKINDVSKEMEQAVSILSDYSEKIGQIVDVITDIAEQTNLLALNAAIEAARAGEQGRGFAVVADSVRELAEQSRSSAKQIGDLIKEMQDSVGGVVASIHENARVTQEVGESIQHLIAAFDDIARRAHEIASMVHEISNGVDQQASAVQYLVNAVEEISSVNMELSETAQQAVDVSSDAVSKVGPLKATFNRLAGRFEEIVGMISRIKV from the coding sequence ATGAAGGCTACGACAATAGGTGTGGCAACTCTTCCACCCGTGGTTACAGGAGTCTTGGCCTACGCTGGGAACGTGCCCCTTGGACTGATCGGAGGAATCGCAGCGGGAGTCGTTATGGCCGCGTACCTCGATACGAAACACTCCCGCAGGGACCGCTATCGCATGGTCAAAAACGTGCTCCAGCGGCTCAGCAGGGGAGAGGAGGTCGAGATACCTCCCGAACTCTGGGACATCAAGGAGTATCTCATAGCGTTGAGCGCGGGAGAGAGGGGTGAGATAGCTCCCTTATTGGAGGATTTACAAAGGGTGGCACGCGGCGACCTAACGGGCAAGCTCCCACCCACCTCCGCGCTTCTCAAGGTCTACAACGACGTCAAGAAGAACTGGATTGAGATGCTGGCAGGGACAAAGGCCGTGCTTGAAGAACTCAGGGATGAACTCGAGAACGTTCGGGAGGCTTCTTCCTCAATTGAGATGCTGGAGCGCACCTACGACGCCCTAAACGAGCTGATATCACGCCTTGAGACACAGAGTGTAAAGATAGCCGAGCTCAACGACCACATACAGGCGCTCTCGGCCGCTATTGAACAGATAAGCACCCAGACACAGCAGGTCGCGGAGTTCACAATGGAGTCTGCCAACGCCGCCGAAAAAGGAAAGGAGATATCTGACCAGGCCGCACTGAAGGTCGAGAAAATAAACGACGTTAGCAAGGAAATGGAGCAGGCGGTGAGCATACTCTCCGACTACTCCGAGAAGATAGGTCAGATCGTTGACGTCATCACGGACATAGCAGAGCAGACAAACCTTCTCGCTCTCAACGCGGCCATTGAGGCCGCTCGCGCCGGTGAGCAGGGAAGGGGCTTCGCGGTGGTCGCCGACAGCGTGAGGGAGCTGGCGGAGCAGTCGAGGAGTTCCGCAAAGCAGATAGGGGACCTTATAAAGGAGATGCAGGACAGCGTTGGTGGTGTCGTTGCCTCAATCCATGAGAACGCCAGGGTTACACAGGAGGTCGGGGAGTCAATACAGCACCTCATAGCGGCCTTCGACGACATCGCGAGGAGGGCCCACGAGATAGCCTCGATGGTGCACGAGATATCCAACGGCGTTGACCAGCAGGCGAGCGCGGTGCAGTACCTGGTAAACGCCGTTGAGGAGATATCATCCGTTAACATGGAGCTCTCGGAGACGGCCCAGCAGGCTGTGGACGTTTCGAGTGACGCTGTCTCAAAGGTTGGTCCTCTTAAGGCTACCTTCAACCGCCTTGCGGGGAGGTTTGAGGAGATTGTGGGCATGATCAGCCGCATCAAGGTGTGA
- a CDS encoding chemotaxis protein CheW, with protein sequence MAEVQVVAFKVGNEEFCLEISKVREIKEMMPITRVPNAPDYVEGVINLRGQITTVVNLKKKLGYYEDEDISNKKIIIAEVKGEIIGIIVDSVSDVVTLTEDQIEPTPKTLVSRMDTRFIKGIAKINEGERLLIMVDLERLFGEEW encoded by the coding sequence ATGGCGGAAGTCCAGGTTGTGGCATTTAAGGTTGGAAACGAGGAGTTCTGCCTCGAGATTTCCAAGGTCAGGGAAATTAAGGAAATGATGCCCATAACGAGGGTGCCAAACGCCCCGGACTACGTGGAAGGGGTCATAAACCTCAGGGGCCAGATAACCACAGTGGTCAACCTCAAGAAGAAGCTCGGCTACTACGAGGACGAGGATATCAGCAACAAGAAGATCATCATCGCGGAGGTCAAGGGGGAGATTATAGGCATAATCGTTGACTCCGTCTCGGACGTGGTGACGCTCACGGAGGATCAGATCGAGCCGACCCCCAAGACCCTGGTATCCAGGATGGACACCCGCTTCATAAAGGGCATAGCCAAGATCAACGAGGGGGAGAGACTCCTCATAATGGTTGACCTTGAGAGGCTCTTCGGAGAAGAGTGGTGA
- a CDS encoding protein-glutamate methylesterase/protein-glutamine glutaminase gives MPLGKKIRVLVVDDSAFMRRVLRDILESDPEIEVCCEARDGVEAIEKVKSERPDVVTLDIEMPRMNGLDALKFIMSKYPRPVIMVSALTQEGADATIKALEYGAVDFIPKPSSSISINMRELKDEIIAKVKEAAKVPSRFLQFKRHRVLREQLRKVRKKGEVARRAVAIAASTGGPQSLLKVFEKLPGELDAGLLLVQHMPPGFTKSFAMRLDRISKLNVKEAEDGEVVHQDWAYVAPGDYHMEVTMRNGKPTIKLYKGPKIHGVRPAADPMMKSVAGVFGRKTVGVIMTGMGRDGAAGLAEIKRRGGITIAQDKETSIIFGMPKAAIELGVVDHVVPLDKIADTVVMALRKVPR, from the coding sequence ATGCCCCTAGGGAAGAAGATCAGGGTGCTCGTAGTAGACGATTCCGCCTTCATGCGCCGTGTGCTCCGGGATATCCTGGAGTCCGACCCCGAGATAGAGGTGTGCTGCGAGGCCAGGGACGGAGTTGAGGCCATTGAGAAGGTCAAAAGCGAGCGGCCCGACGTGGTGACCCTCGACATCGAGATGCCCCGCATGAACGGGCTTGATGCCCTCAAGTTCATAATGAGCAAGTACCCCCGGCCGGTCATAATGGTGAGTGCCCTGACCCAGGAGGGTGCCGATGCGACGATAAAGGCCCTCGAGTACGGCGCCGTTGACTTCATACCCAAACCATCATCATCCATCTCGATAAACATGAGAGAGCTCAAGGACGAGATAATCGCCAAGGTGAAGGAGGCCGCTAAGGTCCCCTCGCGCTTCCTCCAGTTCAAGCGCCACAGGGTTCTCCGCGAGCAGCTCCGCAAGGTGAGGAAGAAGGGAGAGGTAGCAAGGAGGGCCGTTGCAATAGCAGCCTCCACCGGTGGGCCGCAATCCCTGCTGAAGGTCTTCGAGAAACTTCCCGGGGAGCTTGATGCGGGCCTCCTGCTGGTTCAGCACATGCCCCCCGGGTTCACCAAATCCTTCGCGATGAGGCTCGACAGGATATCGAAGCTCAACGTGAAGGAGGCCGAGGACGGTGAGGTCGTCCATCAGGACTGGGCCTACGTAGCCCCAGGTGACTACCACATGGAGGTTACCATGAGAAACGGGAAGCCCACCATAAAGCTCTACAAGGGGCCCAAAATCCACGGGGTGAGGCCCGCGGCCGATCCGATGATGAAGAGCGTTGCAGGGGTATTCGGCAGAAAAACAGTTGGTGTCATCATGACGGGTATGGGACGCGATGGGGCAGCAGGACTTGCGGAGATAAAGAGGCGAGGAGGCATCACGATAGCGCAGGACAAGGAGACCTCAATAATCTTCGGCATGCCAAAGGCCGCGATAGAGCTCGGGGTTGTTGACCACGTTGTGCCCCTTGATAAAATAGCGGATACAGTGGTGATGGCCCTTAGGAAGGTACCGAGGTGA
- a CDS encoding chemotaxis protein CheC gives MKLDEWYKDIFREASNIAMSHALTSLSQMIGGPIEMEPPEVKVLSRVEFLKHLTMNGISKSFVVGFDITEGLNGLTVLQFPTKSAISLSAALMGMDPSGIEELDEMGKSAITEVGNILISVYTDILAKLVGEPVSLSPPKPIGSLYDIEKELNRSDLRHVEKVMLFKTRFYEENIGFESYFYLVPDEESFEKLVKRMEEQVREAGGEEGGV, from the coding sequence ATGAAGCTGGATGAGTGGTATAAGGACATATTCCGTGAGGCATCCAACATAGCGATGAGCCACGCACTGACGTCCCTCTCCCAGATGATAGGCGGGCCCATAGAGATGGAGCCCCCCGAGGTGAAGGTCCTCTCCCGCGTGGAGTTCCTCAAGCACCTCACAATGAACGGAATCTCGAAGAGCTTCGTAGTTGGCTTCGACATCACGGAGGGCCTAAACGGCCTAACCGTTCTCCAGTTCCCGACGAAGAGCGCCATAAGCCTCTCCGCGGCACTGATGGGAATGGACCCCTCCGGAATTGAGGAGCTCGACGAGATGGGGAAGTCGGCCATAACCGAGGTGGGCAACATCCTCATATCGGTTTACACGGACATACTCGCGAAGCTCGTTGGGGAGCCGGTTTCGCTGAGCCCCCCCAAGCCGATAGGTTCGCTCTACGACATCGAGAAGGAACTGAACAGGTCCGATTTAAGGCACGTTGAAAAAGTCATGCTGTTCAAAACACGCTTTTACGAGGAGAACATCGGGTTTGAGAGCTATTTTTACCTCGTACCCGATGAGGAATCCTTTGAAAAGCTCGTGAAGAGGATGGAGGAACAGGTTAGGGAAGCCGGAGGTGAAGAAGGTGGAGTTTAA